Part of the Gallalistipes aquisgranensis genome, CGCCTCCCGCCGACCGGGCGGCTGTTCACATTATAACAGTAAGAAAAGGATTAAATCTTTGGGCATTCGGGGCAAAAAGATTACTTTTGCATGACGAAATTCAAGTCCGGAAAATGTTACGGGAAGCATTGTTGGTAGGTATCGGCGGATTCGCGGGAAGCGTCTCCCGCTATCTGGTTTCGGGAGCCATGGCCACCCTGCACGCTCCTTTTTCGTTACCGCTGGGAACGTTCACGGTCAATGCGGCCGGCTCCCTGCTTATCGGGCTGCTGCTGGCCCTGCTCGACCGCAGCGGATGGTACTACCT contains:
- the crcB gene encoding fluoride efflux transporter CrcB; amino-acid sequence: MLREALLVGIGGFAGSVSRYLVSGAMATLHAPFSLPLGTFTVNAAGSLLIGLLLALLDRSGWYYLCVVGFCGGFTTFSTFSAEVVQMIRSAHYLQSLLYIAASVALCAVMVWAGLLVGEKTIS